AACGGAGGGAAACGTATCAACCAAACGAACAAGTGTATCATAGTGAGAATTCCATCGAGTATCTCCGGGCCGTGTAAGAGAAAGCTCTTGATTCAATCCTCTCTCGGTTTCTAGTTTACCACTACCAATTTGTTCTTCTACCCTTTCTTTCTCTGTGTCTATCAAAATATCTTTTCGTTTGCAAGAAGCACAAACAACATTCAACAAAACGACTATCTTGTCAAAGAAGTTCACTATGCCAAAATGCTTTTTTTTTGCAACCGCTACAACCACTAATTGGAGTTGATGAGCAAAACAATGTACATAATATGCCGATTTATTTTCCTTCAAGATTTTTGCTTTTAAACCATTGAACTTACCTCGCATGTTGCTTGCTCCATCATAACCTTGTCCTCTCGATTGTTGCATACTCACTTTATGTTTGGTAAAAAAAAAAGAATCAATGGAAGCTTTTAGATACAAAGAAGGTGTATCCTTTACATGAACAATACCCACAAATCTCTTTTTAACAAGTCCTTGTGCATCAACATATCGTAACACAATAGCCATTTGTTCCTTTTTAGATACATCGCTAGACTCATCAACTAACAAAGCAAACACATCATCACCAATATCCTTAAAGATACATTCGAGTTATTCTTGTTTAAATCACTTAGCAACATCTTTTTGAATGTAAGAAGACACCAATTTGTTATTCCTCGGAGCTTTCGGCAGTTTACGGAGTTCCTCATTATGAATATAGATCACGTCCATCAATTCTAAGAAATTTCCCTTATAAATAGATTTTTTCGACTCATCTTGACCACGAATATGGTAGAGAACATTTCAAACAATATCTACACGCAGAAACCGTAGCACTCAACAGCATTCGATACTCTGTTTTTGATTTTTCATCTTGCTTATTAAAGGCGTTGGCAATAGATTGATTTGGTTTCTTTAAAGATTGACACTTTTGTAGTGTCGTATTATGAAAGCTATTTACATGTCCAACATGCTCTTTAAGTCTCTCTGTCTTTATCCAATTATTGAGCCCGTCCATCATGAATGCCTCACTACCACCTTTGTGCCCAAAATGATTTCTAAATAAGTAGCAACACAAACAATATACTTTATCCGCCTTAATACTATACTCGATCCAATTATATTTTTCGAACCAAGCTTTGACAAAACGCCTACCATTTGTAGATGGAAAATCATAACCTTTTGTTTGAGAAGGtcttctgtaacgacccgtcctaatccacctggacgaagtctttaatatttggtcccattgcgatgatcgactccaagtaatatctttaaaatgagcaaatgcacagcggaagatttctttcatacctgagaataaacatgcttaaaagtgtcaaccaaaaggttggtgagttcattggtttatcataataaccatttcaataattttaatagaccacaagatttaatttttatagttaactgcaggaacactcatctgcaaaaatcatcatgcaggaacactcatctgtataaaatccattcatatggtgaacacctagtaaccgacattaaaaaaatgcatctagaatatgcccaaatatacatgtacactcatctgtatataaaaatcgaagtactaaagcatccataacctggatggggtttgttaggcccatagatctatcttcaggattcgcgtcaatttgtgggtctgttcccaaattcttaggctaccaagctaaaaaaggtgatatccggtataataattcaatcatagaatgtagtttcaagtacttgtgtctatttcgtaaaacagttataaaagcagcgcatgtattctcagtcccaaaatatatattgcaaaagcatttaaaaagggagcaaatgaaactcacgatacgatattttgtagtaaaaatatgcatacgacgaaactgaacaatgcagggttggcctcggattcacgaacctatatcaattatatatattaacacattgtaatcaaacaaatttatatacattattattagtgatatcaattgttattttaattcatgtgttatattaataacttaattaattatctttattttgtataccttaaataaataattactaaaaatattactatggttgtattaaatatagttttatataattaataattatatgataaaataagaagttgtttcattttataataataataataataataataataataataataataataataataataataataatagtttttatgataataataatgatactactaataataataattataaaaataataattttactaataataataatactaatatttatgataataataataataataataaaaaatgataagaataataataataagagaaaggctaccttaatgtaataggcttttaaaaaaaaattaaacacccctgtccaggctcgaaccctcgacctctcgctaacccgtcaacacccttaaccatctctCTGTCTCGTTTTTATCTGTTATTATTCGCAACCTATTTATATTAAACCCATTAATCTGTTATCCTTCTTCTTTTACAAACCCATTTATCATCTTCGCATCATCTAATCCTTGTTATTACATTTATCATCTTCTCATCATCATCAATACATAatcgattatcatcatcattatcattatcatttgatcattattattatttatcatctcgAATCACATATTCTATCATCATCACGATTTCACCTCATCATGTTCACCGTAATATCACTATCATTATGTCATGATAAATATCATAACACGGttataatcaaaatcataattatCATTGATCTCGGTCATGCACCTCTCATTAATATTACTTGATCGTTTACACAGACAATCGTAGCATTTGCAATAGTAATGTTTGGTGGCGGTATTGGGCCATCTATTGGGCCGTTTATTATGGACTGGTTTTTGAGGTTGGGTTTAGTAGATTATTAACCGAATCAAGTGGGTTTCTATGGTAAGATTGGGTCGTTCGAATGGCTGGAACAGAAACAAAAGTAGAACACAATTAACATCATTGAATGACAAGTGGGGTTTAGCTTTATTGAAATTATCAGCCATAAGGAAAAATAAATAGCAGCCGCTGttcttcatcatcaatatcattctAATATTTATCAACctaatcgtatatatttatattgtacTCGTACAGTGAACAGAAATAGAAGGCAGACGCAGCTGTAGAAGACAAGTTGCAGGTGACGGTTTGGGGTGAGGGTGTTTATAGCTTGGTTTCAAACAGAAGATAACAGGAAGCATTTAACAGTAATATTACAGCAGGTTGGGTGGGTTTTGACTTCGTATAGCAGTACAATAATTAGAGTTTTCGGGTTTGGTTGTATCGGACAGAAAATAGTAACAAGTATGGGGTAATGGTGGTCTCATGGTTGAATGTAACAGAAAAACAGATATTTAACGGCAGTAAAATATAATGGGTTCGATTGTAGCCGTTTTGGTGATTGGGAAAGAAAACAAAATATGAAAcaggaaaaggaaaaagaaaaatatTGGTGGTGTTGTCGTGTCTTAGTTTAAACAGAAAGAAAAACGTTGCAGCTGTACCGTAACAAATTATGGCGGTTTGAAGGTGGTTCTTGGGTTGGTTGTACTCGTGGAAACAGATGCTACAGCAGCTGCATATGTATATCAATTAGCAATAGTACGAATCCTTGATCAATTAAAGGTGTTGGGTTGTTTGGTCTTCGGTTTTTATTCGACAATAGACAGACACAACCAGTAGTTGGAACGAGAGGGTTTGGTTGTGGGTCTTAGGAGGTTGTGGTCGTTGGGTGTGGTAACGGGTGGTGGAAATGATAGTGTAAGTATATATCTCCATATgtctatgtatatataaatattgagaTGGTGATTTTTATGTTGGAATAGTAAACAGAAAAATAACACTTATGTGTAATAGATAGATGGAAGGTGTTATGGTAATCGAATTAGTTGTTTTTCCATAGTGGTGAAAGGTTGTTTAAGTGGGTGTCATAGTGGAGATTGGTTGCATTATGGAGAACCCAAAGTGGTTTTAtgatcgtgtatgtgtgtgtttgtgttggtGATTTGCTATGGCGGTTTGAATGTGGAAGTTGGCGGTTTTCATGAGTGACCGTTGATGGTTGTATGATGGTGGTGCAGGGTGGTGGAAGGAGAGGTGGGTGATCTTTTGTTGAGTCAATCAAAGAAGGAAATAATTAGAGAAATACAGGTGATGGTGTTCATTGGTTAATGAATCCAATATATATGAATgagtatatattttatatatattatatgtatacttCGTGTGTTTCTTAATTGAAGAAACAAAACAATACTAGTAAATCCAATAATATAACaaagtaatgataatgattattattataatataaagttAGAAACATGTGAATATGCAGTATCTCAAATAGAAAAGCCATCGGATGAATTGGCTTCTTCTACCGACGATTTTAATGCGAATAGTAACTCATACTCCGTTGATAATCAatggtggataaaagtcttcggaataataccaaatttttacagtaattatatttatttattttagtcattatggtataaaatttgattattaactactaaataaaaattacatcactgtccgcgctcgattccaggtaaaatatgaaaagtgttcaaatttaacaattagctcataaatacatttttaataagcctataattcatataactctttttcggatcaccgtttattttaaaatcacataagttcgaattaaacttctctaaataataatcgaaacgtccaacgagtattacaataatttaatatttatttttaatatactttatttatatgtagttatgttttaaataataattattataatatcatattttatttattttacatagtaaattctaataattgaatcatataacatttcaaatt
This window of the Rutidosis leptorrhynchoides isolate AG116_Rl617_1_P2 chromosome 7, CSIRO_AGI_Rlap_v1, whole genome shotgun sequence genome carries:
- the LOC139860015 gene encoding uncharacterized protein, translating into MDGLNNWIKTERLKEHVGHVNSFHNTTLQKCQSLKKPNQSIANAFNKQDEKSKTEYRMLLSATVSAFDESSDVSKKEQMAIVLRYVDAQGLVKKRFVGIVHVKDTPSLYLKASIDSFFFTKHKVSMQQSRGQGYDGASNMRVVVAVAKKKHFGIVNFFDKIVVLLNVVCASCKRKDILIDTEKERVEEQIGSGKLETERGLNQELSLTRPGDTRWNSHYDTLVRLVDTFPSVIKVLEFVKEERNSSSNQNQAIGLLKYLKSFVFVFNLHLMLRILGVTNVLSKALRRKDQDILEAVQLVKSTKEKVQELRINGFELFLTKVSSFCGEHGIRILKMNEDCINSRRQREKINNQ